A genomic window from Gossypium hirsutum isolate 1008001.06 chromosome D12, Gossypium_hirsutum_v2.1, whole genome shotgun sequence includes:
- the LOC121224152 gene encoding fasciclin-like arabinogalactan protein 9, with product MASSSPLSPILLSLFLVFICGVSAQTAPAPAPSGPLNFTGILDKNGQYTYFLQLLAQTQVGSQVQTQLKTTTEGFTVFAPTDNAFNNLKPGTVNNLDPQQKVQLVLYHVIPKYYSLNDLQFVSNPVRTQAGQDFGLNVTGLNNQVNVSSGVVETQINNALYQKKPLAIYQADKVLLPEEFFEAKSPAAAPSPATKKSSTGSKSNSRASATADEPASADNSGSAGRNMGLGFVVGLALACMGFLS from the coding sequence ATGGCTTCATCATCTCCTCTTTCTCCCATTCTCCTCTCTCTGTTTCTAGTATTCATTTGTGGGGTGTCAGCTCAAACGGCTCCCGCCCCTGCCCCCTCTGGCCCCTTGAATTTCACTGGAATCCTTGACAAAAATGGCCAATACACCTACTTCCTTCAGCTTTTGGCACAGACTCAAGTTGGGAGCCAAGTACAAACTCAACTGAAAACCACCACTGAAGGCTTTACCGTCTTTGCTCCCACAGATAATGCCTTCAACAACCTCAAACCTGGTACCGTCAATAACCTGGACCCACAACAGAAAGTACAACTAGTTCTATACCACGTTATTCCCAAATACTACTCCTTGAACGATCTCCAATTTGTTAGCAACCCCGTTAGAACCCAAGCTGGTCAGGATTTCGGCCTCAACGTCACTGGCCTGAACAACCAGGTTAACGTCTCAAGCGGGGTTGTCGAGACTCAGATTAACAACGCATTATATCAAAAGAAACCTCTGGCAATTTATCAAGCGGACAAGGTGTTGTTGCCTGAAGAGTTTTTTGAAGCTAAATCCCCAGCGGCTGCACCTTCACCGGCGACAAAGAAATCATCGACAGGGTCTAAATCGAACTCAAGAGCATCAGCAACCGCAGATGAGCCAGCTTCTGCTGATAATTCAGGCTCAGCCGGAAGGAATATGGGGCTGGGATTCGTTGTTGGGCTTGCATTGGCTTGCATGGGATTTCTCTCATGA